One Methylorubrum extorquens genomic window, GGGCTAAAAGGGATCGGCGGGGTCTCGCCCCGGAGCCGACGCAGTCACATCTGTCGGCAAGGTATGCAAGCCATGAAGGAGATCGGCATGACGCAGGCGGATGCCAAGGAGCCGGACGCGGCCTCGCGCGCGCTTTCCCCGGCGGCGCAGCGCGCGCTGGCGGAAGCGGCCGAGCGGCGGGCAGCGATCGACGCCCGCGCGGCCAAGATCGCCGAGCGGCCCGAAAGACTCGGGCGCGGCGGGCTGGAGCCGGTCCGCTACGCGGATTGGGAAGTGAAGGGCCTTGCCAGCGACTTCTGACCGGACGCCGACCCTGACCCCCTCGAAGGGCATCCGGCGTCGGCCTCGGAAGCGAATCAGCCGAACTGCTCGCGCAGGATGCGCTCTTCCAGGCTGTGACCGGGGTCGTGCAGCAGCACGAGATCGGTGGCGTGGTCGAGCCATGTCTCCACCGTACAGACCCGGCGGAACTCGGTGTGGTCGGCCACCGCCGCGACGGGGCGGTGTTCGGCGTCGATCACGTCGATGCGGATGCGCGCGTGGTTCGGCAGCAAGGCGCCGCGCCAGCGCCGGGGCCGGAAGGCGGAGATCGGCGTCAGCGCCAGGAGATGCGCGTTGAGCGGCAGGATCGGTCCGCCGACCGAGAGGTTGTAAGCGGTCGAGCCGGCGGGGGTCGCAGCGAGGATGCCGTCGGCGATGAGTTCGGGCAAGCGCACATGGTCGTCCACCGAGACCCGCAGCTTCGCGGTCTGGTGGGTCTGGCGCAGCATGTAGACTTCGTTGATCGCCCGCGCCGTGTGGCTGTTCCCCTCGGTATCGGTGGCGATCATCGTCATCGGGTGGATCGTCGACCGCTTGGTCGCCTCCAGCCGTTCGAGCAGGCCTTCTTCCCGGAACTCGTTCATCAGGAAGCCGACCGTGCCGCGGTTCATGCCGTAGATCGGCTTGGGCGCGTCCATGAAGCGGTGCAGCACCTGCAACATCAGGCCGTCGCCGCCGAGTGCGACGACAACATCCGCCTCTTCGGGCGAGACATGGTCGTAGCGGCGCATCAGCAGGTCCGCCGCCTCCCGCGCGTCGGCCGTGGGGCTCGCCACGAAGGCGATCCGTGAGAAGCGACGCGGCATCCGTGCTGTCAGCCCTGTTGACGGGAAGAGGCCGAGCCGGTCTCACTCGGGGTCCGAACCGGCCACCCGCGAACGGGCGCCGGCCTGCCGAGGGAGAGCCATAGCATGGAGCGACCGCTCCTCGTCTACACGACCTTTCCCGATGCCCCGACCGCGCTCGACATCGGGGAGGCGCTCGTGCGCGCCCGCCTCGCGGCCTGCGTGAACGTTCTTCCGGGAATGCAGTCGGTCTATGCCTGGAAGGGCGCGGTCGAGCGCGGCACGGAGGTCGTCGCGATCCTCAAGAGCCGAGAGGGACTGGCCGACGCCCTGGCGGCGGAGCTGAAGCGGCGGCATCCCTACGAGACCCCGATCATCCTGCATCTCCCGGTCTCGGGGGCCGACCCGGACACCGTGGCCTGGATCTGTTCGGAAACCGGCCTCGGCTGATCGAACCCATCTCGGCCGACATGCGAAGGGCGCGGACCCCGTCACCGGCGCCGCGCCCTCGAGACGTCTCTCTGGCGCTTCAGGCGCCGAGGAGGGGTGGGAACAGGCGCTGCCGGTGGGCGATGCTCGCCTCGTAGCGCTCGGCCTGCAGCCTCGTCAGGCCTGAGACCAGGGCCATCGACCCGCGATAGACGGTGTAGGTGCCATCCTGGGTCGGTTTCACGCGAATGAGCTCGGACATGGGACCTCTCCCTGCCAGGGGTCAAACTTCGAACGCGTTACGATGGCGACAGGTTAATCGGTTGTTCATGTCTTGCAAGCCGGTTTGAGCTTTGCGTCACAGACTATTTATGCTGCACCGCAAGAAGAGCCGGCTTGTTTCGCAGTGCGGCTGCGATCACGAGAATTGAGATCGATTTCTCTTGAATATCGGCTCAGGCTCGGCCGCGCAGGCCTTTATCGGCGACGCTCTGCGCGCGCTTGGTGCCGAAAACGTGTTCGACGAATGCCAAGTTTTTGCGCAACGAGATGCACGCGGGGGACGGGAGTCTGTCGCAATGCACATTTTGCATCAACACTTTGCCGGTATCGTCCGATCCGAGAAGCCTTATGCCATGGGCACCCATGCCGGACTCCCAGCCCCAGGTCGCCGACTTTCCCTTCGAGTTCATCACCGAAGACGCTGCGGCACAGGTCGAGGCCTCGCTTGTCGCGCGGCGAGAGGAACGGACTTCGACGAACTGGATCGCGCTGATCCGGCTGTTCGACGGCACCGAGATTCCTTGCAACGTCAAGGATATCTCCAAATCCGGCGCCAAACTCGGCGTGCCGGCGGC contains:
- a CDS encoding DUF1674 domain-containing protein codes for the protein MKEIGMTQADAKEPDAASRALSPAAQRALAEAAERRAAIDARAAKIAERPERLGRGGLEPVRYADWEVKGLASDF
- a CDS encoding NAD kinase codes for the protein MPRRFSRIAFVASPTADAREAADLLMRRYDHVSPEEADVVVALGGDGLMLQVLHRFMDAPKPIYGMNRGTVGFLMNEFREEGLLERLEATKRSTIHPMTMIATDTEGNSHTARAINEVYMLRQTHQTAKLRVSVDDHVRLPELIADGILAATPAGSTAYNLSVGGPILPLNAHLLALTPISAFRPRRWRGALLPNHARIRIDVIDAEHRPVAAVADHTEFRRVCTVETWLDHATDLVLLHDPGHSLEERILREQFG
- the cutA gene encoding divalent-cation tolerance protein CutA; translation: MERPLLVYTTFPDAPTALDIGEALVRARLAACVNVLPGMQSVYAWKGAVERGTEVVAILKSREGLADALAAELKRRHPYETPIILHLPVSGADPDTVAWICSETGLG
- a CDS encoding PilZ domain-containing protein, with product MRNEMHAGDGSLSQCTFCINTLPVSSDPRSLMPWAPMPDSQPQVADFPFEFITEDAAAQVEASLVARREERTSTNWIALIRLFDGTEIPCNVKDISKSGAKLGVPAAYELPSAFMIRIIGRDFVLRVNLAWRRGNYAGVRIERIAKLPVADEKKAVAVEPGSKPNPNYSSIGSRRSRTSAE